TACGTGACTGGGGTGAGGACCACGATATTGATGTGGTTATTCCAATTCCGGATACGAGCCGTACTTCAGCATTAGAACTTGCAAATATTCTAGGTGTGAAGTTCCGTGAAGGTTTTATGAAAAACCGTTATATCGGTCGTACCTTCATTATGCCAGGTCAGCAACAACGAAAAAAATCAGTACGCCAGAAATTAAACCCTGTAGAACTTGAGTTTAAAGGTAAGAATGTTTTACTGGTTGATGACTCAATTGTACGTGGTACAACCTGTAACGAAATTATCCAGATGGCACGTGATTCTGGTGCAAAAAAAGTATACTTTGCGTCAGCAGCACCAAAAGTGATGTATCCAAACGTTTATGGTATTGATATGCCTGCTAAAGCTGAGCTTATTGCTTCAGAACGCAGTGTAGAAGAGATCCAGGAAATTATTGGTGCTGATCGTTTAGTTTTCCAAGAATTGGAAGACTTGAAAAATGCTGTACGTACTAGCAAAGTACCTGATCTAACTGAGTTTGATTGCTCGGTGTTTGATGGCGTTTATGTAACAGGCGATATTGATGGTGCTTATCTAAATAATTTGGAGCAGAAGCGTAATGATTCTGCTAAAAAGAAAAAAGATGGCTACATTGATGTGAATGTTGACGCTGCTTCTGTAGATTTAACAGGCATTAAAGAAGAATAGAAATAGCTGAAAAAAGCGGGTGTTTCCCGCTTTTTTCTTTTATGATGAAAACTAACAATGTAATTGGGAATATTTACATTGAAAGAAGTAAGCCACTATCTAATCGAAAATAAGAATATGGCATGGTCCATCACTATGTGTTTGGTTGCTGTGCTGCTTACTATTTTTATCTTAAATTTAATTTTAGGTTTACTCGTCCATTTTTTTGATTATAGTCAGCCCATTTGGTGGCATACCTTAAGTCCTTATTTCGTCGCGCTATTACTTTTTATTATGGTTTGGTCGGTAGTTACTGAACTTTATATCTTGCGTAAAGGTGGACATTCTTTAGCAAAACAACTGAAAGCGCGTCGTTTAGTAAAAGAAGAAAGTACACCTGAAGAGCTTGAAGCATTAAAAATTACTGAATATTTGGCGCAAAATTTTTCACTTAAAGTTCCAACCTTATATGTTTTACCTGATGAAGTAGGCGTAAATGCACTTACGGCAGGTTTTCACCCTAAAGATATTGTGATCATTTTGACATGGGGAGCTTTGCAAAATCTGGATAAACTTGAATTATATGGTTTGTTAGGTCATGAGTTTAATCAAATTTTATCAGGTGAGGCTGTTGAGAATACTAAATTAAAGATTTTATATAGTGGATTAACGACATTTAGTCAGTGGGGTAGTAAATTAGCGAAACAAGGTTTTAAGCGCTACAGTCCAGGTTATAAACATAAATTTGAAACAGTCTTTGTTGCAGTGGGTGGTGTTATTTGGCTAGCTGGAAGCCTAGGCGTATTAATTACCCGATTTATTAAATATTTAACTTTGAGTGGACGCACATTTCGTAATGACCAAAAAACGGTACGATTATTAAAAAATAGTGCTAATACGCAGACTTTGTTGCGTATTTATGTTCACCATTCTGGCTCACAAATTCATAGTGCCTATTCTGAATCAATCGCGCATATGTGTTTTGCTAACTCACTGAGTCCGCAAAGTTGGATGAATATTCACCCAAGTATTCGTGAACGTATTTACGAGTTAAATCCGACTTTGCTACAAGATTTACAATTAGAAAATTTAAAAAAGCTTCGCAATCGTCCGTTATTTAGTTTATTTCATTTTTTAGAAGAATCTGAAAAAGAAATTTATGTTCCATGGTCATCTCCACAGCCTTTGCCTTTATTAAGATTATCACCCATTAGTTTTGCATTAAATGATGCCATTAAGCCTCTTAGTAGTGATGTGCGTCGCAATAAAAAGCGTCCTGAGCTCATTCAGCGTGCACTACAAACTGCTACGGGTTCCCGCGAGGTAATGGTCGCTATTTTGATGATTCGCCAATATCGAGAATTCATCCCTAAAGATGCACCAGTTAGCCATGCCATTATTGATGCTTTATTAAATCTTGATGGGCGTATTCATATTCAGATATTTCATGATGCTTGTAAAAACATTGGGCATATGCCGGCAAGTATTGCGCGACAATTTCTAACAAAACTAGCGCTTATTATTCAAGAAGATGGTGAGATTGGTTTGCTAGATGCGCTTTTGCTGGAGCGGGTTAAATATGAGTTGAATTTAATGCCGTTACATTTGCCAACAGCATTTGAAGAAGTAAAACCTCAAATTGTTCGTTTAATTGATGCCTTGCTTCATGTCCAGCAAATTAATAGTCCAAATCAGTTAGAAGTACGTGAACGTATTTTGCGTTCGCTACTTAATCCAGATGAAATGTATGTCTATGATGAGATTTCAGACGAGCCTTTAGATTTGGCTGAAATTTTAAATGACATTGCAGGTTTATTATTGCGTGACCGTCTTAGTATTCTTGCGATTGCAGAAATGTGCTTGTGGAGTGATCGTATTATCACACAAGACGAACTAGATGTACTTGAATTACTTTATTGGCGATTTGGCTTTGAGACAGAAGAAATTGTTGAGCAAATGCAAAAAAGAAATAGTGTGATGATTATTTAAAAGACATCTACGATTATAAAAACAGCTGAACGAAATAAAACACTGAAAAAAAAACTCAAGCCCGTTAGAATGTAGCTTAAGCAGAGGTATTGATTTAAACATGATTGGGCAGCAAAGAAATATATTGGCGACTTTAGGGATTGATGTATGGATTCCTAAGACACAGGTGTGCCAAAAAAATAATGCTCAAAGCCTTTGGCGAGATCATGTTGTAGAAGAACCAGAACCGATCATATTACCCTCTGTAGAACCCATAGTTCTTGAGCAGCCTAAAAAGCCACAAATTAACGATATTCCAAAAGTTGAACCTGAAATTGTGGCGCCTGTTTCAATACAGGCTCAACCCGTTATAGAACCTCATAATCAAGTGCAAGCACCTGTCATTAAAATTGCATCATTTGAGTTGCAGGCTTTTTCTCTTGAAAAATGTGTTATTTTTTTAGATGTTACAAATTTAAGTGAAGAAGAAAAACAGCTTTGGAATAACATACAAAAAGCGAAAATAGGGCAGTATGCTGAACTAAAATGGCCTTTTCCTTTAGCTGCGTATCAAGATCAGCGGGGAGCTGGTTCATATATACAAGGCTTCTTGGATGCTGTTGCAGCAGATAAAAAGATCTTATGTCTTGGTGAATGTTCTTATATTCAGCATGCCAATATTATCCATTTGGCAAGTTTAAAAGAAATGCTGGAGAAACCACTCCTTAAAAAAAGGTTGTGGAAATTAATGCAAGATAACAACGAGTAGTAGGGATTTACATGAAAAAAGTTGTAGTTTTTAGCCAAATTGATGAAGAAATTTTGTCTCGATTACAACAGGATTATCATGTTGTAGTTCTTAACCCAAAATTGGGTGATATTAATGAACAAATACGACAACACGTTGTAGATGCTGATGGGATGATTGGTGCGGGGCGAGTACTGAATGAAAATAACCTTGCACCTGCCCAAAAACTAAAAATTATTTCATCTGTAACAGTGGGCTATGACAATTATGATGTGGCTTATTTAAACCAAAGAAAAATCTGGTTAGCAAATACACCCCATGTTTTAACTGAAACAACAGCTGATCTTGCTTTTACATTATTACTAAGTGCTGCTAGAAAAGTACCTTTTCTGGATCATTGGACTAAACAAGGTGAATGGAAAAGAACGGTAGGGCCTCAGCAGTTCGGTTTAGATGTTTTTGGAAAGACATTAGGTATTATTGGACTTGGTAATATTGGTGCTGCAATTGCACGTCGTGGTTTTTATGGATTTAACATGAATATTGTTTACCATAATCGTCGTGAAAAGCCTGAATTGGCTGAACCATTAAATGCAGAATATCTTGGTCTGGATCAATTGCTACAGCAGTCTGATTTTGTAGTCACTGCAGTTGATTTAAATAATGAATCGAAAGCCTTAATGGGCAAAGCTCAGTTTGAGCTTATGCAAAAGCATGCTATTTTTATTAATATTGCCCGTGGTTCAGTGGTTGATGAGCAAGCTTTAATTGAAGCTTTACAGCAAAATCAGATCTTTGCTGCTGGCTTAGATGTGTATGAAAAAGAGCCTTTACAAGATTCGGGACTTTTTAAATTGCCGAATGTAGTGACTTTGCCTCATGTGGGGTCGGCTACTGCTGAAACCCGTAAAAAAATGGCAAATCTGGCCTATAAAAATTTGGTTGAAGCTTTAGAGGATAAAACACCTAGATATCTGGTAAACCAAAACTTTATATAAGTGATTAATAACACTTCATTGCAAAACTAGTCGATTTCGAGTGATATAGTAAAAGTCTGTTGATTGAAAACCAATTTTTGTGGTTTACATCAATAGGCTTTTTTTATGGTTTAATTTTAATAGAGAAAAACTTTTGAGATTTTTGCCAGTTATTTTAAGTGCGACTTTTATAGCAAATGCTTCGTATGCACAGTCTTTCGACCCACAGCCATCTGCGAATCAGGTGGAAATTCCAAATATCGGAAGTGGAATAGGTTTGCTTGATCAACAAAAAGAAAAATTTATTGGTGAAAAAGTTTTCCGTGAAGTTCATAAACAAATGCCCGTTATCCAAGATATCTGGCTCGAAGATCAATTTTTTCAAGTATTTTCAAGTATTTTGAGTGAGACTCAACTGGGTCAGCCTATTGGTTTAGTTGTTATTAAAGATCCACAAATCAATGCGTTTGCCGTGCCGGGCGGTCTATTTGCGCTTAATACAGGACTTATTGCTTCAGCTCGCAATATTGATGAAATTGCTGGGGTGATGGCGCATGAAATTGCACACGTATCACAAAGACATTTTAGTCGTTCAGAGGAAGCCTTTAAGGGACAAACGTTATTAAGTTTAGCTGGGCTTTTAGCAGGTGTGGCCATAGCTGCACAGGGTGGCGGAGATGCAGGAGCAGCAGTGATGTTGGGAACGCAGGCTGCATTAATGGATAGCCAGTTAACATACAGTCGAAATCAGGAGCGTGAAGCTGACCGTATTGGCATGCAATATATGTATGCAGCGGGTTATAACCCGCAAAGTATGGCAGACTATTTTGAAACAATGCATCGTGCGACTAGTCGGGTAAGTTTTTTACCAGATTTCTGGCTGACCCATCCATTAACGACTGAGCGCATGAGTGAGGCCCGACTTCGTGCGAACCAGATGCCTAAAGTCAAAAATCGCATATATGATGCTGATTTTGAAATTTTAAAATGGTACACAATGGTAGTTTCAAATCAGGCTACCGAAAACCAACTACAGAGTTTAGCCTCACAAAAAAATATTGCGGGTCTTATTGCTTTGGCAGCTTTTTATGTAAAACAAGGTGATTATGCACAGGCGCAGTCTACTTTAGATCAAGTCAAATCTAGTGGAAAACCTCTTGTTACACTCTTGCAGACCGATATTTATCTGGGGCAAAACAAGTTAGATCAAGCCTATACTTCAATTGCTTCTACACAAATGACTATGCCTGAAAATAGGGCTTTTAGTTATAAGTTGGCTGAAGTGTTGCTGCGGCAAGGAAAATTTTCACAGGTTCAAACTCTTATTCAACGGTTTATCAATAAAAACCCAAGAGATATCCAAGGTTGGCAATTTTTGCAGCAGGCTGCTAATTTGGACAAGACAGGACCATTGAGAGCAGTCAATGTTTTACGCTATCGAGCAGAAGCTGAATATTGGTCGGGGAGTGAAGAGAATGCGATTAAATCGATGTTGCATGCTCAGCGATTAGCAAAAGACAATCAAGCAATGTCGGCTAGAATAGACAGTAGATTGAAACAAATGCAAGATGAGCGAAGAATGAAAATTTGAAATATATCTTTCAAAAAATTTAAATATATAAACACGCCCAAACTAAAAGAAGCTTTGGTTTGAGGGAATATAAAATTTAAGAGAAGAGATTAAGCTAATTTAGCTTTAATTTTTGCTGAAACTACAGAAGGATCGGCACGCCCGGCTATGATCGGACGTAGAGAATTCATCACCTTACCCATATCTTTCATGCTAGTTGCTTCTTGAGCAGAAATCGTTTGCTCAATGAGAGAATCAAGCTCTTCCTCAGTCATAGCTTCTGGTAGAAACTGAGATAAAATCTCAGCTTCGGCTTGTTCTTTACTAGCTAAATCATCACGACCAGCACCTTCAAAGGCTTTGATCGATTCTTTACGTTGTTTAATTTGCTTTTCAATGACCGCAAGAACCTGAGCGTCGCCAAGCTCTATGCGCTCATCGACTTCGATTTGCTTAATTGCTGCTTGTAGACTACGCAAAACCGTCACTGTTGCCATATCTTTGGCACGCATAGAAGTTTTTAATGCATCAGTAATTTGGTTTTTTAAAGTAGTCATAATTCAGCAGTCAATCACAAATTAATTAGTAAAGGCGAGTAGTACGTACAGATTCGCGAGCCAATTTCTTTTGGTAGCGTTTAACTGCAGCAGCTTTTTTGCGCTTACGTTCTTGAGTTGGTTTTTCGTAGAATTCACGTTTACGAACGTCAGCTAAAACACCAGCTTTTTCGCATGAACGTTTGAAACGACGGATAGCTACGTCAACTGGTTCGCCTTCTTTCAACTTAACTTGTGGCATGTAAAATCCTCTAGATTATGGATAAGATCAAGCACACTATTGTGCCGGATCACAAGTGAAGGTCAGTATTTTACTCATTTACAACTCATATCACAAGTCTATAATAGCGATTGCAATATTTTGACTCATATAAAAGGCAGTTTTGATGATTGTTTTAGGCTTGGAAACTTCTTGTGATGAAACAGGGTTGGCACTTTATGATAGCGAACTCGGCTTGCGGGGACAGGTTCTTTATAGCCAAATTAAACTTCATGCCGAATATGGTGGAGTAGTACCTGAACTTGCTTCTCGAGACCATGTTCGAAAATTAATTCCTTTAATGAATCAATTGCTTGAGCAAAGTGGTGTAACAAAACAAGAGATTGATGCTGTTGCTTATACACGTGGTCCTGGCTTAATGGGAGCCTTAATGACAGGGGCTTTATTTGGAAGAACTTTAGCTTTTTCTTTAAATAAACCTGCCATTGGTGTTCACCATATGGAAGGGCATATGTTGGCGCCTTTACTCTCAAGTCAACCGCCTGAATTTCCATTTGTTGCTTTATTAGTTTCAGGTGGGCATACACAATTAATGGCAGCTCACGGTATTGGTCAATATGAGCTTTTAGGTGAATCTATTGATGATGCAGCTGGGGAAGCCTTTGATAAAGTTGCAAAAATGATGAGTTTACCATACCCGGGCGGTCCTAATATTGCGAAACTGGCTTTAAGTGGTAATCCATTAGCGTTTGAATTTCCGCGACCAATGCTTCACCAAGGTCTAGATTTTTCTTTTAGTGGTTTGAAAACAGCCGTTTCTGTGCAATTGAAAAAATTGAATGGTGAAAACAGAGATGCTGACATTGCTGCTTCATTCCAAGAAGCAATTGTAGATACCTTGGTGAAAAAATCAGTAAAAGCCTTAAAGCAAACTGGGCTTAAGCGTCTAGTTATTGCAGGTGGAGTAAGCGCAAATTTACGGTTACGTGAACAGTTGGAAACTTCATTAGCTAAAATTAAGGCACAAGTTTATTACGCAGAACCTGCTCTTTGTACTGATAATGGGGCAATGATTGCTTTTGCAGGCTATCAACGCTTAAAAGCAGGCCAACATGATGGTTTGGCTGTAACCACAACACCACGTTGGCCAATGACTGAGTTGTCTATTCCTGAGTAAAACTATTCATCTTCAAAGGTCTGTTGGTTTTCGACATCAATGTATTCGATATAGCCACGGCCTTGAACTTCATTGCCGAAATAATTACCGGTAAATATATAACTACTTGCATAACCTCGCCCATGACCATAGCGGAGTGGGCAGTCAATTTCTGCCTGAATATTTAAAATAATTTGTTTAGCTTCATTTCGAGCAATCCACGAAAAGAATTTAGGAAGTCGCATCTTTTGTCCAGTCGGTGAGATGTAATCATCAACTTGGTGAGAAATAATATCAAAACTGACATCTGTATAAACTTCTGCAGGTCGATCAAGAGATCTAATATGCAAAGTATAAGCTGCTGTCTGACCTGCAATATCTGCTTTGGTAAGAAGAAGTTGAGTGGTCTCATTTAAATTGATAATTTGATAAGTAAAAAAATCAAGCGGCAGTTTATAGGCTTCAGGAATAAGTTTATTTGCGATGGAATGAGCCCCAACTGCTCGAGCATATTCATAAGTACAGAGTCCCTCACTTTCAATACGTTCTGCTTGATAGCTTAAGAAACCTTTAAACTTTGCCAACAAGCTAAAATGATCATAAATCGGTGTTTTTATAAACCATGAAACATGTGAGGTAACATCAATATCAAAGTCGAAATCAAGACCCTCGTAGTGTCCATTAATATGAATTTTTGGGAATTTTCCTTGAATTGAAATTTCTTGACCTAGTTCGATTAAGCTCCCATCTTTATTAATTTTTGTATCTTTAGGAATGATATAAGCCTTAAGCAAAGCTTTCTCTACCGCGGCTGTACTTGAAAAGAAAGTCGCTGTTTTTCTTGGGTCTTCATGAATTATGTCATCATGATCAAATGCAAGAGCACCAGGTGTGCCTAATAAAATCATAATATTTAAATAGCGATGTGGCTCTGGCAAAAGTGGGAAAAAGATACCGTAATGAGTCCAGCTATAATATTTTTCATCAACTCGGGGTTGAATAATGTGAGGCTGAGAAAAAGGAAGAGTTGAATATTTTTCTGCTTTGTCTATAACACTTTGCGCGAGCAATAAGCTTTGACCTAAAAGTTTGCTGCCTATAGAAATTTTGGGCAATTGTTTTTTCATATATAAACCTAAATGAGGATAGGACTATCTTTGTTTTAGGTTATGAAAAACAACTATCAAAACTAAGCGGTTTTCAGGCCAAAGCTAAGGCTTTGCGGGACATTTTGTTTAATTGTTAGACAACTCTTTTAAGCCATTTAAACCAATCCAGTGCTTAGAAAACTGATATGCAGCACGTCCTGAACGTTGACCACGCATTTGACACCAACGCAAACTTTCAGCGCGAACTTCATCGTTAAAAACCATGTTTGCTTTATGAATGTAATGCTCCACAATTTCTAAATATAAATTCTGGTCCATTGGGTAAAAAGATAACCACAAACCAAAACGATCTGACAAAGAGATCTTTTCTTCAATCGCTTCTTGTGGGTGTAACTCAGTATATTGTGGTACATCGACCTTGGTTACAGGCGTATTCTCATGCATGAATTCTGGTAACAAATGACGGCGGTTACTGGTTGCATAAATAATAAAATTACTTGAACCAGACTGTAATGAACCATCCAATACACTTTTTAAACTACGGTAATTTTCATCTTCAGCATTAAACGCTAAGTCATCACAATACACGATGTATTTTTCAGGTCGGTTTTGAATGAGTTTCTGAACTTTAGGTAAATCTGCTAAGTCATCACGCTCAATTTCAATTAAACGCAATCCTTGCGGGGCATACTCAGTCAATAAAGCACGCACAATAGATGACTTTCCTGTACCACGCGAGCCAGTTAAAAGCACATCATTTGCGGGTAGACCATTTAAAAACTGCAAAGTATTTTGAATGATTTTCTCTTTCTGACGTTCAATGCCTTTTAGGTCATCCAGATAAATATTTTTGGGTGTATAGATGGCTTTAAGTTGCTGATTTTCCCATCTAAAAGCAGGTGC
This genomic stretch from Acinetobacter oleivorans DR1 harbors:
- a CDS encoding M48 family metalloprotease, whose product is MKEVSHYLIENKNMAWSITMCLVAVLLTIFILNLILGLLVHFFDYSQPIWWHTLSPYFVALLLFIMVWSVVTELYILRKGGHSLAKQLKARRLVKEESTPEELEALKITEYLAQNFSLKVPTLYVLPDEVGVNALTAGFHPKDIVIILTWGALQNLDKLELYGLLGHEFNQILSGEAVENTKLKILYSGLTTFSQWGSKLAKQGFKRYSPGYKHKFETVFVAVGGVIWLAGSLGVLITRFIKYLTLSGRTFRNDQKTVRLLKNSANTQTLLRIYVHHSGSQIHSAYSESIAHMCFANSLSPQSWMNIHPSIRERIYELNPTLLQDLQLENLKKLRNRPLFSLFHFLEESEKEIYVPWSSPQPLPLLRLSPISFALNDAIKPLSSDVRRNKKRPELIQRALQTATGSREVMVAILMIRQYREFIPKDAPVSHAIIDALLNLDGRIHIQIFHDACKNIGHMPASIARQFLTKLALIIQEDGEIGLLDALLLERVKYELNLMPLHLPTAFEEVKPQIVRLIDALLHVQQINSPNQLEVRERILRSLLNPDEMYVYDEISDEPLDLAEILNDIAGLLLRDRLSILAIAEMCLWSDRIITQDELDVLELLYWRFGFETEEIVEQMQKRNSVMII
- a CDS encoding 2-hydroxyacid dehydrogenase — translated: MKKVVVFSQIDEEILSRLQQDYHVVVLNPKLGDINEQIRQHVVDADGMIGAGRVLNENNLAPAQKLKIISSVTVGYDNYDVAYLNQRKIWLANTPHVLTETTADLAFTLLLSAARKVPFLDHWTKQGEWKRTVGPQQFGLDVFGKTLGIIGLGNIGAAIARRGFYGFNMNIVYHNRREKPELAEPLNAEYLGLDQLLQQSDFVVTAVDLNNESKALMGKAQFELMQKHAIFINIARGSVVDEQALIEALQQNQIFAAGLDVYEKEPLQDSGLFKLPNVVTLPHVGSATAETRKKMANLAYKNLVEALEDKTPRYLVNQNFI
- a CDS encoding M48 family metalloprotease, encoding MPVILSATFIANASYAQSFDPQPSANQVEIPNIGSGIGLLDQQKEKFIGEKVFREVHKQMPVIQDIWLEDQFFQVFSSILSETQLGQPIGLVVIKDPQINAFAVPGGLFALNTGLIASARNIDEIAGVMAHEIAHVSQRHFSRSEEAFKGQTLLSLAGLLAGVAIAAQGGGDAGAAVMLGTQAALMDSQLTYSRNQEREADRIGMQYMYAAGYNPQSMADYFETMHRATSRVSFLPDFWLTHPLTTERMSEARLRANQMPKVKNRIYDADFEILKWYTMVVSNQATENQLQSLASQKNIAGLIALAAFYVKQGDYAQAQSTLDQVKSSGKPLVTLLQTDIYLGQNKLDQAYTSIASTQMTMPENRAFSYKLAEVLLRQGKFSQVQTLIQRFINKNPRDIQGWQFLQQAANLDKTGPLRAVNVLRYRAEAEYWSGSEENAIKSMLHAQRLAKDNQAMSARIDSRLKQMQDERRMKI
- a CDS encoding GatB/YqeY domain-containing protein codes for the protein MTTLKNQITDALKTSMRAKDMATVTVLRSLQAAIKQIEVDERIELGDAQVLAVIEKQIKQRKESIKAFEGAGRDDLASKEQAEAEILSQFLPEAMTEEELDSLIEQTISAQEATSMKDMGKVMNSLRPIIAGRADPSVVSAKIKAKLA
- the rpsU gene encoding 30S ribosomal protein S21; translated protein: MPQVKLKEGEPVDVAIRRFKRSCEKAGVLADVRKREFYEKPTQERKRKKAAAVKRYQKKLARESVRTTRLY
- the tsaD gene encoding tRNA (adenosine(37)-N6)-threonylcarbamoyltransferase complex transferase subunit TsaD; the protein is MIVLGLETSCDETGLALYDSELGLRGQVLYSQIKLHAEYGGVVPELASRDHVRKLIPLMNQLLEQSGVTKQEIDAVAYTRGPGLMGALMTGALFGRTLAFSLNKPAIGVHHMEGHMLAPLLSSQPPEFPFVALLVSGGHTQLMAAHGIGQYELLGESIDDAAGEAFDKVAKMMSLPYPGGPNIAKLALSGNPLAFEFPRPMLHQGLDFSFSGLKTAVSVQLKKLNGENRDADIAASFQEAIVDTLVKKSVKALKQTGLKRLVIAGGVSANLRLREQLETSLAKIKAQVYYAEPALCTDNGAMIAFAGYQRLKAGQHDGLAVTTTPRWPMTELSIPE
- a CDS encoding DUF6670 family protein, whose translation is MKKQLPKISIGSKLLGQSLLLAQSVIDKAEKYSTLPFSQPHIIQPRVDEKYYSWTHYGIFFPLLPEPHRYLNIMILLGTPGALAFDHDDIIHEDPRKTATFFSSTAAVEKALLKAYIIPKDTKINKDGSLIELGQEISIQGKFPKIHINGHYEGLDFDFDIDVTSHVSWFIKTPIYDHFSLLAKFKGFLSYQAERIESEGLCTYEYARAVGAHSIANKLIPEAYKLPLDFFTYQIINLNETTQLLLTKADIAGQTAAYTLHIRSLDRPAEVYTDVSFDIISHQVDDYISPTGQKMRLPKFFSWIARNEAKQIILNIQAEIDCPLRYGHGRGYASSYIFTGNYFGNEVQGRGYIEYIDVENQQTFEDE
- a CDS encoding ATP-binding protein — protein: MATIDLPDNLVQTLSLVLNQLQQVLPEPKQETDFNAPAFRWENQQLKAIYTPKNIYLDDLKGIERQKEKIIQNTLQFLNGLPANDVLLTGSRGTGKSSIVRALLTEYAPQGLRLIEIERDDLADLPKVQKLIQNRPEKYIVYCDDLAFNAEDENYRSLKSVLDGSLQSGSSNFIIYATSNRRHLLPEFMHENTPVTKVDVPQYTELHPQEAIEEKISLSDRFGLWLSFYPMDQNLYLEIVEHYIHKANMVFNDEVRAESLRWCQMRGQRSGRAAYQFSKHWIGLNGLKELSNN